GTATATTCGTACTACTTATCAGCCTTCCTTGTGCCAGCTTAGGGCACTGAAAGGGAAAAACAGAGAGATGCGTACGATCTTGCTCGTTATTGTACTCGCAGCCCCGGCGCTGCTTGGCGGCTGCGCCGCCGGCAACCTGCAGGGCAATTCGATGCTCCCGAGTACCGGCCAAGCAATTCAAGTCCACCACGACCTCGACTCCGTTGGCGGCGGTCCTCCCTCCCACGCGTTTGGACGGATCCAGCACGACACGGACTCGGTAGGCGGTGGGCCTCCCAAGAGAGGCGGCATTGCGCAGCCTGGCGACTCGGTTGGCGGCGGTCCGCCTTCGAAGCAAGTGAAACTAAAGAAGATGCATCACAATAGTGATTCAGTGGGTGGCGGCCCTCCGTCTGTTCACTAAGGAAGGCATCCGAGAATAGGTCCTTTGGTCAAAGGTAGTACCACTATATCCTAGAAGTAGGTCGGCCTGGTGGGCAGCCGCCGGGCCGATAGTCTACGCTCTTAACAACTAGATCGGGAAAATGCTGACGAACGCTAGACACAGCTTAAGCTTCGACGGCTTCGAATTCGAGCGGGCTCTGCGCGCCGCCGATTTTGATCGCTGTCGCGAATTGGTTGGCGGACAAAGGACGGCGGACGCGCTATTAGCGTCGGCTCGGCTCGCTATGCGCGAGCGCCGCTACCTCGATGTTATCGGCCTGCTCTCCGATTTCGCCAGTGCCAGCCCATCGGCCCGGATCGAGCGTGACGTAACGCTCGGGGCCGCGATGGGCTACACGCGAGACTTCGTCGCCGGCCGCCGGCTGATCAATCGAGCCATCAACGAGCTTACCGCCGGCGATCCCCTCTACGACGAGGCCTACTATTATAAGTCGGCGATTGCGTGGATGCAGCACGAACACGCCGAGGCGCAAGAGGCCGCCGGCGTTCAACTGAGGTCGACCGATCCCAACAACCGTGCACGCGCACACATCATGCTCTCGTGGGTCGCCTTGCGCCGCGGAGAGGTGCTTCGGCAGGTCGAGGAGTTGCAGAAGGCGCTCAACGAGATCGACGCGGCCGAAGTCCCCGACGAATATTTTCGTGCGAACGCTTTACTGACGCTCGCTTTGCTGTGTCGCGAGCTTCCCATCCAAGATGCGTCGGAACGCGTTCGTCACACCTACGAGGAGCTCGCGTGGACGACGGGCCTTCAGCTCGAACGTTTTCAAGTGACGCGTTTCATGGCGGCGGTCGAAGAACTCGAGGGAAACGAGCTGGCCGCATTCGGCGGTTTCAAGAAAGCCGCCCGCCTCGCTCCGTCCGATCATTGGAGCGTGCTCTGTTTCCTCGATCGCGCGTTGCTGGCAAAGAACACCGGCGAGCGGGCCTTTGCCGCCGAGCAGCTGCAGGAAGCGCACGAGATCGCCCAACGCGTTTCGTGGAACGAGGTCGCCGGTGAAGAGCGCTCGGCGCTGCTCGTTCTCGCGGAACTCTTCGCCTACGAAGACCCCGCCGTGGCGGAGCAATACTTAGCGCGGTTCCGGTCGTTGTCGTCGTCGGTCGTCCCGATCCTTTCGTACGGCACCGACCCTCGCGTCCGCGGCTTTGAGGCCTATTCGCAAGGCATTGCGTGGCTGCATCTTGGCGATAGCGAGGAAGGAAAGAACGCGCTGACCGAAGCCTGGTCGATCTTCGAAGACTTCAACTATGGATGGCGCGCGGCGCTCTGTGCGTTGGGTCTCTACGATGCAACGCGCGACAAGCGCTGGATCGAACGCGCGGCCCAGAAGATCGAGCCGTGGCCTCGCAGCTGGATCGCTCGCCGGATTGGTGAATCGAGTTCGTCGCGGGTGGTGCCGCTCGAGCGCATTCCGTCGGCGAAGCGCGAAGTTCTCGAACTCGTGCGTGTCGGCCGGCGAAACTCCGAGATCGCCCAGACGCTTGGTCGCAGTCCGCATACCGTGCGCAACCAGCTCGCACAGCTGTTCCAGATATTCGACGTGAAGAGCCGCGCGGAGTTGGTGGCGGTGCTCTCCAAGCCGGTCGTTCCGCTCCCGCGCGCCCCGCAACGCCAACGCAAAGGCGGATAAGCCGCCGCGTTTGACCCCCGTCCGCGGGGAATGAACCAGAGATGGTTCGTCCGCGCCCGCTCCACGGCGTCCGCGTCGCGATTCTCGTCGACGACGGATTCGAACAGATCGAGTTGACCTCTCCCCGCGAGGCGCTGCACGCGGCCGGCGCGACGACCTCGCTCGTCTCGCCGCAGACGCAAAACGTCTGCAGCTGGAACGGGGAGGAGAAGGGCGAGTCTTTCCGCGTCGACGTCGCGATCGCCGACGCTAAGCCGACCGAGTTCGACGCACTGCTGATTCCCGGCGGCCTGCGCAGCGCGGACAGCCTCCGAGCCTCCAACAAGGCGGTGCTCTTCGTGCACGCGATGCAGATTGGGCGCAAGCCGGTCGCCGCGATCTGTCACGCGCTGTGGGTTTTGATCGAGACCGACTACGTGCGCGGCCGCAAGGTGACGTCTTGCCCCTCGCTGCGGACCGATCTAACCAATGCGGGCGCCGTCTGGGAAGATCGCGCGGTCGTCACCGACGAGTTGCTGGTGACGAGCCAGGCTCCCGGCGACCTCGCGCAGTTCAACGATGCCGCGATCGCGCTTTTTAGACCGCGCTCGTCAAACGTGCAAAACGCGTCGTAATCGGAACCCGTCGCTGCTGATCCGGAAGGCATGCGCGGAGTTTGT
This DNA window, taken from Candidatus Cybelea sp., encodes the following:
- a CDS encoding helix-turn-helix transcriptional regulator, which translates into the protein MRERRYLDVIGLLSDFASASPSARIERDVTLGAAMGYTRDFVAGRRLINRAINELTAGDPLYDEAYYYKSAIAWMQHEHAEAQEAAGVQLRSTDPNNRARAHIMLSWVALRRGEVLRQVEELQKALNEIDAAEVPDEYFRANALLTLALLCRELPIQDASERVRHTYEELAWTTGLQLERFQVTRFMAAVEELEGNELAAFGGFKKAARLAPSDHWSVLCFLDRALLAKNTGERAFAAEQLQEAHEIAQRVSWNEVAGEERSALLVLAELFAYEDPAVAEQYLARFRSLSSSVVPILSYGTDPRVRGFEAYSQGIAWLHLGDSEEGKNALTEAWSIFEDFNYGWRAALCALGLYDATRDKRWIERAAQKIEPWPRSWIARRIGESSSSRVVPLERIPSAKREVLELVRVGRRNSEIAQTLGRSPHTVRNQLAQLFQIFDVKSRAELVAVLSKPVVPLPRAPQRQRKGG
- a CDS encoding type 1 glutamine amidotransferase domain-containing protein, whose amino-acid sequence is MVRPRPLHGVRVAILVDDGFEQIELTSPREALHAAGATTSLVSPQTQNVCSWNGEEKGESFRVDVAIADAKPTEFDALLIPGGLRSADSLRASNKAVLFVHAMQIGRKPVAAICHALWVLIETDYVRGRKVTSCPSLRTDLTNAGAVWEDRAVVTDELLVTSQAPGDLAQFNDAAIALFRPRSSNVQNAS